The genome window AATGAAACGTGCCATCAGCCCGCTCTTTACATCCGTAAACAACCGTACGGAAGTGTAAGCGACACCGGATGCGATAGCCATCAACAAGATTCCCGGTAATAAATAATTGACGTAGTTATCCGTTCCTGTCTCTATGGCACCACCAAATACGTAAACAAACAACAGCATCATCATAATCGGTGTAATCGCTACCGTAATAATCGTATCCGGACTGCGCATGATGTTGCGCATTAAACGCCCTAGTAATACCCCTGTTTTACTTTTCATTTACATCTCCTCCTTTTTGCCGATGATTGCAAGGAAAATTTCTTCCAACGTCGGCTGCCTCTCGATATACTCCACTTTTGCTGGTGGGAACATTTCTTTTAGTTCAGTAAGGGTACCAGTCGTGATAATTTTTCCGCCATGCAAGATAGCGATACGGTCCGCCAATTGTTCTGCTTCCTCCAAGTACTGGGTCGTCAACAAGATAGTTGTGCCACCGCCTGCAAGTTCCTTGACGGTATCCCACACTTCAATCCGCGCTTCGGGGTCAAGTCCTGTCGTCGGTTCATCGAGAAAAATGACTGCTGGCGTCCCGATCAAGCTCATGGCGATATCAAGCCGACGCTTCATCCCACCTGAATACTGGTCTGCCCTGCGGTTGGCCGCATCGGTCAGGCTGAATCTTACAAGCAGATTATCAGCGACTTGAGCGGGATTGGAAACTCCACGCAACTTGGCGATCATTATCAAGTTTTCTCTCCCAGTGAGCATGCCATCTAAAGCTGCGAACTGCCCTGTCAGGCTGATGCTTTGACGAACATGATCCAGTTGACGCTGGACGTCAAAGCCGCAAATACTTACTTCGCCACCATCTTGCTTCATCAGCGTCGAGAGGATGTTGACCGTTGTCGTCTTGCCCGCTCCATTTGATCCCAGCAGTGCAAAAATTTCGCCACGCTGCACCTCAAAATCCACCCCCTTTAAAACTTCCTTGTCTTTAAAGGATTTTTTTAACCTTTTTACAGAAATTGCTGTATTGCTCATACTTTTTTCCTCCTTATAAAAAATGTTTTGCAAAGCTAGACTGTCTACACTCCTCTATTTAGTGTTACTGATAATCCGTATTACTTAGTACTAGGTTAAAAATATAACTGAATAGCGATGGCGGCAATTCACATTTGTAACCAGCTAATCAGTCGGTATTATCTATTGCATTTATTTTTTTCTCAATTGCTTCATGATACTATTGTTCAAATCTTCACGATACTTAGAGACATACGTTTTAGCGTTTGCCACTAGTTCGTCAGCAAAGGATGCCACGTCCTCCCCAGTGATTTCCAGCACTTGTCTGCCTTCCGCCGCACCGGCTTCAAACAACTCGATTAATTCATACTGTATGTGTAGCATATCCATCCCGTTGCCCGCTGAGAAATTCCACATGTAGTTTTGAATTTTCTTAAACACAAACTGGTAGTCCTCTGGCAGGACTCCAACCCGTGCCATCATCATTTTGTACTCTTTTTTATCACCAATTAATTTTTTGAACATTTCCATCATATTATTTTTCCTCCTTTTTTATAAAGCAGAACAAGAAACTTCCAAAATATCAGCCAGAATATTTTATCTTATGAGGCTAGTTTGACTTCAAGACGTTAATTTTTGACGATACAAAATCCCATTTTTTCCAAAACAATTCAAGCTCCTGGCGGCCAGCCTCATTTAGTGAATAAAACTTGCGAGGCGGTCCCATATCTGACGGTTTTTTTTCAATATTCACAAGTTTTTTCTTTTCTAATCGCACAAGGATGGTATAGACCGTCCCTTCCACGACTTCAGTAAACCCCAGCTCATTCAGGTGGCGGGTAATCTCATAGCCATAGGTTTCACGGCGGCTGATGATTTCCAGCACACAACCTTCCAGCGAACCTTTCAGCATTTCAGTTAAATTTTCCATGTTCTGATCCTCCTCTACCCCCTCTATTCTGTCTGACTTATATTCAGTATCACAGAGTACTAAGGTGAATTTTTACTGAATAGCTTTTGGGAAATCATGCTATTCAGTATTACTTATTACATATATATTGTATCACAGAGTAGAGGGTGTCAACTATTTTTCTTAAAAATATTTTTGCAACCTCACTATTCAGTGTGACCTATTACAGGTATATCGTAACACGCAGTAGATGAACTGTCAAATGGATTTTCTAAATATTTTTAAAACCGGCTAACCTCATTGGATACAGCCGATTTTCTTTATGGAGCTTTCACTTCCTCCTATGCTTCTTTCACAATGATTACACCGCGGATCATTCCCATCCAGCAGCTGTACATGTAGGTTCTCGGTTTCTCTGGTGTGAAAGCGATGAGGTTTTCTCCTACTTCCAGTGATTTCTTAATCCCATATTCATACTGTGAAAACAATTTTAGAGATTTCCTTGTCGCTACTTTGCGTTCTATGACAAGAACTCCTATACTTCTTTTAAATCAGTTTTTAATTTACATTGTTGGAGATGGAAATCTCGTAGCTTCAAAGTGTGTACTTGAAGGATTTGAAACAATTATACCAGCTAGGGTACTTTTTACAGATACTTGTACTACATCTCCAGCGTTTAACTGAATATTAGTAGAAACAGATGTAATATTGTTATTTGTGATTGTACTAAAAAAATCATTATCAATGGCTACTTCAGTATTATTTACCCTGATGGCTATTAATATTCTATAATCGGGAGAGGGAAAAGTAGCAGGCCTAAATTCTTCCGCAATTTGAAGACAAAATAATTAACCTCCTCTATTCATGAGAGATAATACATTTAATGCCGCATGTTTTTTTGTTTGTACGTTTGTCCAGACTGATTCCATTATAATTTATAGAAATGAATATCGTATTCATGTAAGGTTAACATAACGTCCTATTATCAGTAGTCAATAATGAATAGAAATTTCGTTATGGGGAGATTTTGATTCTTTAGGTTGATGGCGATGTGGCGGGACCCCTTATTGAAAACACAGAAAAGAAAATACAGGCCCCAGAAAAAAAAAAGTTTAAAAATCAACAGGGAAGTATTAAAATTTCCAGTCAATCCAAAGAAGAACTTGAAGCGCTAATGAAACTCACAAACACGAAATATGCTCACGAAATAATTGATTTACTTATAAATTGTTATGTGGAAAATGAATTGACTGTGGAGCAGAAAATAAAATTCAAATTACTAACCGAAATATAAAAAAGAAGTATCCCTGTTTCTAATTAGGGGTACTTTTTATTATGTATCTAAAGATACATGTATCTTTTTA of Bacillus clarus contains these proteins:
- a CDS encoding ABC transporter ATP-binding protein, whose protein sequence is MSNTAISVKRLKKSFKDKEVLKGVDFEVQRGEIFALLGSNGAGKTTTVNILSTLMKQDGGEVSICGFDVQRQLDHVRQSISLTGQFAALDGMLTGRENLIMIAKLRGVSNPAQVADNLLVRFSLTDAANRRADQYSGGMKRRLDIAMSLIGTPAVIFLDEPTTGLDPEARIEVWDTVKELAGGGTTILLTTQYLEEAEQLADRIAILHGGKIITTGTLTELKEMFPPAKVEYIERQPTLEEIFLAIIGKKEEM
- a CDS encoding DUF1048 domain-containing protein — protein: MMEMFKKLIGDKKEYKMMMARVGVLPEDYQFVFKKIQNYMWNFSAGNGMDMLHIQYELIELFEAGAAEGRQVLEITGEDVASFADELVANAKTYVSKYREDLNNSIMKQLRKK
- a CDS encoding PadR family transcriptional regulator codes for the protein MENLTEMLKGSLEGCVLEIISRRETYGYEITRHLNELGFTEVVEGTVYTILVRLEKKKLVNIEKKPSDMGPPRKFYSLNEAGRQELELFWKKWDFVSSKINVLKSN